A region from the Lysobacter antibioticus genome encodes:
- a CDS encoding RICIN domain-containing protein, producing MTNFSQVMCCAAASALLIAPFATIGGSTPGTYTYYQFPSGIRGLSVVDFSITVEVDPGYRSNVYWSNQFDFVGTSSGGYAGMQSNGGGPRMFLFSIWNASEAKSGSPGSYCLTFGGEGEGKSCRMAHEWTPGHTYKFRLAHEGDRWFGVTVTDMMSGLSFKLGSIRSESMQISSQGMMNWTEYFEWSSPSSNCYNQPYARAEFLKPVGNDGAAVASVSGSHVNAPCPANVGIIQVGSIQATAIGNSLRGAVKAGNGLCLDAKGGSGTSNVAALGYSCHSGGNQSWVHGVDGTLRLQSNLCLDAHGRTTPGAPVVVYTCQNGRNQKWIQAGAQLRSEPSGLCLTSSTAGAQLTIQNCSSQPTQSWQVLRP from the coding sequence ATGACGAATTTTTCGCAGGTCATGTGCTGCGCCGCTGCGAGCGCTCTTCTAATCGCTCCCTTCGCGACCATTGGCGGAAGTACGCCGGGGACCTATACTTACTATCAGTTTCCGTCAGGAATAAGAGGCTTAAGCGTCGTAGACTTTAGCATTACTGTCGAAGTTGACCCTGGATACAGATCAAACGTCTACTGGAGCAACCAGTTTGACTTCGTAGGAACTTCGTCGGGCGGTTATGCGGGAATGCAGAGCAACGGCGGCGGTCCGCGCATGTTTCTCTTTTCAATTTGGAATGCGTCCGAAGCAAAGTCAGGAAGTCCGGGTAGCTATTGTCTGACTTTTGGTGGGGAAGGCGAAGGAAAAAGCTGTCGGATGGCCCATGAATGGACGCCAGGTCATACTTACAAGTTCCGGCTTGCGCACGAAGGTGACAGATGGTTCGGGGTTACGGTTACCGACATGATGAGTGGCTTATCGTTCAAGCTCGGTAGTATCCGTTCCGAGTCTATGCAGATATCTTCGCAAGGCATGATGAATTGGACAGAATATTTCGAATGGAGTTCTCCAAGTTCGAATTGTTATAACCAACCCTACGCCCGAGCGGAGTTCCTGAAGCCAGTTGGAAATGACGGCGCTGCCGTAGCCAGTGTTTCGGGTTCGCATGTCAATGCGCCATGCCCAGCCAACGTCGGCATTATCCAAGTGGGCAGCATTCAAGCCACTGCGATAGGAAACTCTCTGCGTGGTGCGGTCAAAGCCGGCAATGGATTGTGCCTGGATGCAAAGGGGGGCTCTGGTACCAGCAACGTAGCTGCGCTGGGCTATAGCTGCCACAGCGGAGGCAACCAGTCTTGGGTGCATGGGGTGGACGGTACATTGCGGTTGCAGTCCAACCTTTGTCTGGATGCTCACGGACGAACGACGCCCGGAGCACCGGTGGTTGTGTACACCTGTCAGAACGGCCGTAATCAGAAGTGGATTCAGGCAGGAGCGCAGTTGCGTAGCGAGCCATCGGGTCTTTGCCTGACCTCATCCACGGCTGGCGCGCAGCTTACAATCCAAAATTGTTCATCGCAGCCCACTCAAAGCTGGCAGGTATTGCGACCATAG
- a CDS encoding IS5 family transposase, whose translation MISLFAVENQAAKRDELGDPLQTLERHNDFVALAAAIDAQLTLGDRGRGGRSPYPTELMVRLLVLQQLYNPSDDALEYQVLDRGSFLRFLGLERSARVPDAKTVRVWRERLKR comes from the coding sequence ATGATCAGTCTGTTTGCCGTCGAAAACCAAGCCGCCAAGCGAGATGAGCTGGGTGATCCGCTGCAGACGCTAGAGCGACACAACGACTTCGTGGCGCTCGCCGCCGCGATCGATGCCCAACTTACGCTAGGTGATCGTGGCCGCGGCGGGCGGTCGCCGTATCCGACTGAGCTGATGGTCCGGTTGCTGGTACTGCAACAGCTGTACAACCCGTCCGACGATGCTCTGGAATACCAAGTGCTTGATCGCGGCAGTTTTCTGCGTTTCCTGGGATTGGAACGCAGCGCGCGCGTACCCGACGCCAAGACCGTGCGGGTGTGGCGCGAGCGACTCAAGCGGTAA